In the genome of Cellvibrio sp. KY-YJ-3, one region contains:
- a CDS encoding Rsd/AlgQ family anti-sigma factor, which yields MLENCKSAKERWGGVSEIIDRWLEERQQMLVQYCALSGLDQDLSDVQRGEKLRSFCQILVDYVSAGHFEVYDQLIKEGREFDDADALQEAGKLYDVVDKTTEKLLDFNDKYLETDDLSSLTSDLSLLGEALEVRFSAEDRLISVLHTSHKDLVN from the coding sequence ATGTTAGAAAATTGCAAAAGTGCCAAAGAACGCTGGGGCGGTGTAAGTGAAATTATCGACCGCTGGTTGGAAGAGCGTCAGCAAATGCTGGTGCAATACTGCGCCCTGAGTGGTCTGGATCAGGACTTGAGCGATGTGCAGCGCGGTGAAAAGTTGCGCAGCTTTTGCCAAATCCTGGTGGACTATGTATCGGCAGGTCACTTTGAAGTCTACGACCAGTTGATCAAAGAGGGGCGTGAGTTTGACGATGCTGACGCGCTGCAAGAGGCGGGTAAACTCTACGATGTAGTCGATAAAACCACCGAAAAGTTACTCGATTTTAATGACAAGTATTTGGAAACCGACGACCTGAGCTCACTGACCAGCGATTTGTCCCTGTTGGGTGAAGCCTTGGAAGTGCGTTTCAGCGCCGAAGACCGTCTGATCTCGGTACTTCATACCTCGCATAAGGATCTGGTTAACTGA
- a CDS encoding FKBP-type peptidyl-prolyl cis-trans isomerase, whose translation MFNKRLLVVGLMAATAGLIGCNKEEAKPVDDSAKLATLEQKANYIIGQNLGKNLQNGGLTIEPDSLALALADVRDGKESRISEEDMQKIMQEVQQKAMAKQEEEQKKLSEKNIADGKKFLEDNKAKEGVTTTESGLQYKVITEGKGAKPKATDVVTVHYTGKLIDGTEFDSSVKNGQPATFPLDGVIPGWTEALQLMPQGSKWEIVIPSELAYGAGGQGPIPPSSTLVFEVELLEIKAPEAAAE comes from the coding sequence ATGTTTAACAAACGTTTATTGGTTGTTGGCTTGATGGCTGCGACTGCAGGCTTGATTGGCTGTAATAAAGAAGAAGCAAAACCAGTTGATGACAGCGCGAAGCTGGCAACGCTGGAACAAAAAGCCAACTACATCATTGGTCAAAACCTGGGTAAGAACCTGCAAAACGGTGGTTTGACCATCGAGCCGGACTCTTTGGCATTAGCATTGGCTGATGTGCGCGACGGCAAAGAATCTCGCATTAGCGAAGAAGACATGCAAAAGATCATGCAAGAAGTTCAGCAAAAAGCTATGGCTAAACAAGAAGAAGAGCAAAAGAAACTGAGCGAAAAGAACATTGCTGATGGCAAAAAGTTCCTTGAAGACAACAAAGCCAAAGAAGGTGTAACCACCACCGAAAGCGGCCTGCAATACAAAGTAATTACTGAAGGTAAAGGCGCCAAGCCAAAAGCAACTGATGTAGTGACTGTGCATTACACCGGCAAGCTGATCGACGGCACCGAATTTGATAGCTCAGTGAAAAATGGCCAACCAGCTACTTTCCCATTGGACGGCGTAATTCCTGGCTGGACTGAAGCACTGCAATTGATGCCACAAGGTTCCAAATGGGAAATCGTAATCCCGTCTGAATTGGCTTATGGCGCTGGCGGTCAAGGTCCAATCCCACCTTCATCTACATTAGTTTTCGAAGTTGAATTGCTCGAAATCAAAGCACCTGAAGCAGCTGCAGAATAA
- the metF gene encoding methylenetetrahydrofolate reductase [NAD(P)H], whose product MNDSQPRLSFEFFPPKTPEGKEKLIKVRDQLNAFAPDFFSVTYGAGGSTRDNTKGLITQFKSDGIAVAPHLSFGGDDETTIKTLIQEYKDAGVDRIVALRGDMPSGVGGAYQLVYANELVAFIRKHYGEHFHLEVAAYPEIHPQAKSYSDDVGYLKGKFDAGANSAITQYFFNPDSYFYFVDQCQKAGITQPIYPGIMPIINYKNLTRFSDTCGAEIPRWLRKALENYGDDEASLRAFGIELVTDLCDTLLENDAPGLHFYTMNQTEPTAEIVRNLGLIPNDE is encoded by the coding sequence ATGAACGACTCACAACCGCGTTTAAGTTTTGAATTCTTTCCGCCCAAAACGCCGGAAGGAAAAGAAAAACTGATCAAAGTACGCGACCAATTAAATGCATTTGCGCCGGACTTTTTCTCTGTTACTTACGGTGCTGGTGGCTCAACCCGCGATAACACCAAAGGTTTGATCACCCAATTTAAAAGCGATGGTATCGCTGTCGCGCCGCATTTGTCTTTTGGTGGCGACGACGAAACCACCATTAAAACATTAATTCAGGAATACAAAGATGCCGGTGTAGATCGCATCGTTGCCCTGCGTGGCGATATGCCTTCTGGTGTAGGCGGTGCTTACCAATTGGTTTATGCCAATGAATTGGTCGCCTTTATCCGCAAACATTATGGCGAGCATTTCCATTTGGAAGTGGCGGCCTATCCGGAAATTCATCCGCAGGCTAAAAGCTACAGTGATGACGTGGGTTATTTGAAAGGTAAATTTGATGCGGGTGCTAACAGCGCCATCACCCAATACTTCTTTAACCCGGACTCCTACTTTTATTTTGTTGATCAATGCCAGAAAGCGGGTATTACCCAGCCAATTTACCCCGGCATTATGCCCATTATTAACTACAAAAATTTAACGCGCTTCTCCGATACTTGCGGCGCCGAAATTCCGCGCTGGTTGCGTAAAGCGCTGGAAAATTATGGTGACGATGAAGCCAGCTTGCGCGCCTTTGGTATAGAGCTGGTCACTGACCTGTGCGATACCTTGCTGGAAAACGATGCACCCGGTCTGCACTTCTACACCATGAATCAAACCGAACCCACCGCCGAAATCGTACGCAACTTAGGTCTGATTCCTAACGACGAATAA
- the ahcY gene encoding adenosylhomocysteinase, which translates to MSFTDYKVAAKTAEEFAKDATWGRKEIEIAEGEMPALMALRRKYAASKPLADAKIIGCIHMTIQTAVLIETLVDLGAEVRWSSCNIFSTQDHAAAAIAAAGIPVFAWKGETEEEFWWCIEQTINKDGKPWDANMILDDGGDVTQIVHEKYPQMLDKIHGISEETTTGVHRLLDMLKKGQLKVPAINVNDAVTKSKNDNKYGCRHSLSDAIKRGTDHLLMGKKALVVGYGDVGKGSAASLRQEGMIVKITEIDPICAMQACMDGFEVVSPYNDGINTGKYEDINHIVLGTTDLLVTTTGNVNVCDSAMLRALKNGAVVCNIGHFDSEIDTAFMRKNWEWDEVKPQVHKIYRDKATNNHLILLSEGRLVNLGNATGHPSRIMDGSFANQVLAQMYLYERKFADLPAEQKAEHLYVRVLPKKLDEEVAKDMVEGFGGVITKLTAQQAEYIGVEIDGPFKPESYKY; encoded by the coding sequence ATGAGCTTCACCGACTACAAAGTAGCCGCCAAAACGGCCGAAGAATTTGCCAAAGACGCAACCTGGGGCCGCAAGGAAATTGAAATAGCCGAAGGTGAAATGCCGGCGCTGATGGCACTGCGTCGCAAATATGCCGCGAGCAAACCACTGGCTGATGCAAAAATTATTGGCTGTATTCACATGACCATTCAAACCGCGGTGTTAATTGAAACACTGGTGGATTTGGGTGCAGAAGTGCGCTGGTCTTCGTGCAATATTTTCTCCACCCAAGATCATGCCGCTGCTGCTATCGCCGCTGCCGGCATTCCGGTATTTGCATGGAAAGGTGAAACTGAAGAAGAGTTCTGGTGGTGTATCGAGCAAACCATCAACAAAGATGGCAAGCCCTGGGATGCGAATATGATTCTGGACGACGGCGGCGATGTGACGCAAATCGTGCACGAAAAATATCCGCAGATGCTGGATAAAATCCACGGCATTTCCGAAGAGACCACCACCGGTGTTCACCGCTTGCTCGATATGTTGAAAAAAGGCCAATTAAAAGTGCCAGCCATCAACGTGAATGATGCAGTGACCAAAAGTAAAAACGACAACAAATACGGTTGCCGTCACAGCTTGAGCGATGCCATCAAACGCGGTACCGACCATTTGCTGATGGGTAAAAAAGCCTTGGTAGTCGGTTACGGCGATGTGGGTAAAGGCTCTGCTGCTTCACTGCGTCAGGAAGGTATGATCGTGAAAATTACTGAAATCGATCCGATCTGCGCCATGCAGGCTTGTATGGATGGTTTTGAAGTGGTATCGCCCTACAACGACGGTATCAACACCGGTAAATACGAAGATATTAATCACATCGTACTGGGCACTACCGATTTGTTAGTCACCACGACCGGTAACGTCAACGTGTGTGATTCTGCCATGCTGCGCGCACTAAAAAATGGTGCGGTGGTGTGTAATATCGGCCACTTCGATAGCGAGATTGATACCGCGTTTATGCGCAAAAACTGGGAGTGGGATGAAGTTAAACCCCAGGTGCATAAAATCTATCGCGACAAGGCGACCAACAATCATTTGATTTTGTTGTCGGAAGGCCGCCTGGTAAATCTGGGCAATGCCACCGGTCACCCATCGCGCATTATGGATGGTTCTTTCGCCAACCAAGTGCTAGCGCAAATGTATTTGTACGAGCGCAAATTTGCTGACCTGCCAGCCGAGCAAAAAGCAGAACACTTGTATGTGCGTGTATTGCCGAAAAAACTCGACGAAGAAGTAGCTAAAGATATGGTGGAAGGTTTTGGTGGTGTAATTACCAAACTGACCGCACAGCAAGCCGAATATATCGGTGTAGAAATCGACGGCCCGTTTAAGCCGGAATCTTACAAATATTAA
- the metK gene encoding methionine adenosyltransferase, translated as MSEYSVFTSESVSEGHPDKLADQISDAVLDAILKDDPNARVAVETLVKTGMAIVAGEVRTSTYVDLEDLIRQVILDIGYDSSDVGFDGASCAVLNAIGKQSSDIAMGVDEADDKDLGAGDQGLMFGFATNETSVLMPAPIYYAHRLVEKQAQLRKSGELPWLRPDAKSQVTLRYENGKPVAIDAVVLSTQHSPSVKQAEIREAVRELIIKNVLPAEWLHKDTQYHINPTGQFIIGGPVGDCGLTGRKIIVDTYGGMARHGGGAFSGKDPSKVDRSAAYAGRYVAKNIVAAGLADKCEIQVSYAIGVAEPTSISINTFGTGKISDSAIIDLIRENFDLRPRGLIQMLDLKRPIYRQTAAYGHFGRELPDFTWEKTDKADALKKAL; from the coding sequence ATGTCCGAATATTCCGTCTTTACCTCCGAATCGGTTTCCGAAGGTCACCCCGATAAATTAGCGGATCAGATTTCTGATGCCGTGCTCGATGCAATTTTAAAAGATGACCCCAACGCGCGTGTTGCGGTAGAAACATTAGTAAAAACCGGTATGGCGATTGTCGCCGGTGAAGTGCGCACCTCTACCTATGTGGATTTGGAAGATTTAATTCGCCAGGTAATTTTGGATATTGGTTACGATTCAAGTGATGTCGGTTTCGATGGCGCCTCTTGTGCCGTATTAAATGCAATCGGCAAACAATCATCCGATATCGCCATGGGTGTTGATGAAGCTGATGATAAAGATTTGGGCGCAGGCGACCAGGGTTTGATGTTTGGTTTTGCCACCAATGAAACATCTGTGTTAATGCCCGCGCCGATTTATTACGCGCATCGCCTGGTAGAAAAGCAAGCACAATTGCGCAAGAGCGGCGAATTACCCTGGTTGCGTCCCGATGCAAAAAGTCAGGTAACGCTGCGCTATGAAAACGGCAAACCCGTAGCCATCGACGCTGTGGTTTTGTCTACCCAACACAGCCCCAGCGTAAAACAAGCAGAAATTCGCGAAGCAGTGCGCGAATTAATTATCAAAAACGTATTACCTGCTGAGTGGCTGCACAAAGATACGCAATACCATATCAACCCCACCGGCCAATTTATTATCGGCGGCCCCGTGGGCGATTGCGGTTTGACTGGTCGCAAAATTATTGTGGATACCTACGGCGGCATGGCGCGTCATGGCGGCGGTGCATTTTCCGGTAAAGATCCATCCAAAGTAGATCGCTCTGCAGCTTATGCTGGTCGTTACGTTGCTAAAAATATTGTTGCTGCCGGTTTGGCCGACAAGTGTGAAATTCAAGTGAGCTACGCCATTGGTGTTGCTGAACCCACGTCAATTTCCATCAATACTTTTGGCACTGGCAAAATTTCGGATAGCGCGATTATCGATTTAATTCGCGAAAACTTTGACCTGCGCCCACGTGGCCTGATCCAAATGCTCGATTTGAAACGTCCAATCTATCGCCAGACTGCGGCTTACGGTCACTTTGGTCGCGAGCTGCCCGATTTTACGTGGGAAAAAACCGATAAAGCGGATGCACTGAAGAAAGCGCTGTAA
- a CDS encoding metalloregulator ArsR/SmtB family transcription factor, whose translation MNHSLHDTTDGLPVLTDMVELETPLSPLANLLKAAGDPLRLEILRVLSQDSFGVLELCRIFAIKQSGMSHHLKVLNNAGLLSSRREANSIFYRRAYLAPDHPLAALQQQLFATVDTLPIAEHLLAPIRELQQERSQAAQTFFSENADKFRAQQDLIASYPVYAEQMTQLLNNTVLRAKNLALEVGPGEGEFLSVLAHQFNQVVALDNAANMLDKARAFASEKNLRNIEFIHGDTQSLLNHKVLADCILVNMVLHHTPSPADIFQDLSNVLAPGGALLICDLCRHEQAWARDACGDLWQGFEPQDFSRWAQAAKLEEGQSVYFALRNGFQIQLRQFFKPANF comes from the coding sequence ATGAACCACTCCCTGCACGACACCACTGACGGCCTGCCCGTACTGACCGATATGGTCGAATTGGAAACGCCGCTCAGCCCCCTCGCCAATTTGCTCAAAGCCGCAGGTGATCCACTGCGCCTGGAGATATTGCGTGTACTCAGCCAGGATTCGTTCGGGGTATTGGAGCTGTGCCGGATTTTTGCGATCAAACAGTCAGGCATGAGCCATCACCTCAAGGTGCTCAATAACGCCGGCTTATTAAGTTCGCGGCGCGAGGCCAATTCGATTTTTTATCGCCGCGCCTATTTAGCGCCGGATCATCCGCTCGCCGCCTTACAGCAACAATTATTCGCAACGGTGGACACCTTGCCGATTGCCGAACATTTGCTCGCGCCCATCCGCGAATTGCAGCAAGAGCGCAGCCAGGCCGCACAAACGTTTTTCAGCGAGAACGCGGATAAATTTCGCGCGCAGCAAGATTTAATTGCCAGCTATCCAGTGTACGCCGAGCAGATGACACAACTGCTCAACAACACAGTGCTGCGCGCCAAAAATCTCGCACTGGAAGTTGGCCCCGGCGAAGGTGAATTTCTCTCGGTACTTGCGCACCAATTTAACCAAGTTGTTGCGCTGGATAACGCCGCCAATATGCTCGACAAGGCGCGTGCATTTGCCAGCGAAAAGAATCTGCGCAATATCGAATTTATCCACGGCGATACCCAGAGCTTACTCAACCACAAAGTATTGGCCGATTGCATACTGGTGAATATGGTATTGCACCACACACCATCGCCCGCCGATATTTTTCAGGATTTAAGCAATGTGCTAGCGCCGGGCGGCGCGCTGCTGATCTGCGATCTCTGTCGCCACGAACAAGCTTGGGCGCGCGACGCTTGCGGCGATTTATGGCAAGGATTTGAACCACAGGATTTTTCGCGCTGGGCGCAAGCGGCAAAACTCGAAGAAGGCCAGAGTGTGTATTTTGCCTTGCGCAACGGTTTCCAAATTCAATTGCGCCAATTTTTTAAGCCAGCGAATTTTTAA
- the tkt gene encoding transketolase, whose protein sequence is MPTRQHLANAIRVLSMDAVQKANSGHPGAPMGMADIAEVLWNDFLQHNPQNPEWADRDRFVLSNGHGSMLIYSLLHLSGYAVSMADLQQFRQLHSNTPGHPERGYTPGVETTTGPLGQGIANAVGMALAEKVLAAQFNRDGHQVVNHFTYCFLGDGCMMEGVSHEACSLAGTLGLGKLIAFYDDNGISIDGHVEGWFTDDTPKRFESYGWHVIPAVDGHDAAAIKAAIEAARAETSKPTLIVTKTIIGFGSPNKQASHDCHGSPLGLEEVALVRKTLNWEYEPFVVPADVYEGWDAKAKGAAAEKAWGEKLAAYKAAYPELGAEFERRVIKGDLPADFAAKAEAFIAETQAKGEKIASRKASQNTIAAFVEWLPEILGGSADLAGSNLTLVKKSKGVEAGDASGNYVYYGVREFGMSAIMNGVSAHGGFIPYGATFLMFQQYAANAVRMSALMKLRNVFVYTHDSIGQGEDGPTHQPIEVLGTLRLTPNLDTWRPADSTESVVAWKAAVERKDGPAALVFSRQNLDFFARTEAQVANIAKGGYVLVDSVGEPDAILIATGSEVGVTVKAAEALKAKGRNIRVVSMPSTSVFDQQDVAYKESVLPISVGARVAVETAHADYWYKYVGFDGRIIGMTTFGESAPGNKLLEHFGFTVDNIVNTVEELLED, encoded by the coding sequence ATGCCAACTCGCCAACATCTTGCCAATGCTATTCGTGTCCTCTCGATGGACGCCGTTCAAAAAGCTAACTCAGGCCACCCGGGCGCCCCTATGGGCATGGCGGATATCGCCGAAGTTCTCTGGAACGACTTTTTGCAACACAACCCGCAAAACCCTGAGTGGGCCGATCGCGACCGTTTTGTATTGTCCAACGGCCATGGTTCCATGCTGATTTACTCCCTGCTGCACCTGAGCGGTTACGCGGTTTCTATGGCAGACCTGCAGCAATTCCGCCAACTCCACTCCAACACCCCTGGTCATCCGGAGCGCGGCTACACTCCCGGTGTTGAAACCACCACCGGCCCCTTGGGTCAGGGTATTGCCAACGCTGTGGGTATGGCGCTGGCAGAAAAAGTACTCGCGGCGCAATTCAACCGCGACGGCCATCAAGTCGTTAATCACTTCACCTATTGCTTCCTCGGCGACGGCTGCATGATGGAAGGTGTTTCCCACGAAGCTTGCTCTTTGGCAGGTACTTTAGGTCTGGGCAAACTCATTGCCTTCTACGATGACAACGGTATTTCTATCGACGGCCATGTTGAAGGCTGGTTTACCGATGACACACCCAAGCGTTTTGAATCCTACGGCTGGCACGTAATTCCGGCGGTTGATGGCCACGATGCAGCAGCTATTAAAGCAGCCATCGAAGCGGCGCGCGCTGAAACTAGCAAGCCAACCCTCATCGTTACCAAAACCATCATCGGTTTCGGTTCACCGAACAAACAAGCCTCACACGACTGCCACGGCTCACCACTCGGTTTGGAAGAAGTCGCACTGGTGCGTAAAACCCTGAACTGGGAATACGAGCCCTTTGTGGTTCCTGCCGATGTTTACGAAGGTTGGGATGCAAAAGCCAAAGGTGCGGCGGCAGAAAAAGCCTGGGGCGAAAAACTGGCTGCTTATAAAGCTGCTTATCCAGAACTGGGCGCCGAATTTGAGCGCCGTGTGATCAAAGGCGACTTGCCAGCCGACTTCGCTGCCAAAGCTGAAGCGTTTATCGCTGAGACTCAAGCCAAAGGCGAGAAAATCGCCAGCCGTAAAGCGTCACAAAATACTATCGCGGCATTCGTTGAGTGGCTGCCAGAAATCCTCGGCGGTTCCGCTGACCTCGCGGGTTCCAACCTGACGTTGGTTAAAAAATCCAAAGGCGTAGAAGCGGGCGATGCAAGCGGTAACTACGTGTATTACGGTGTGCGCGAATTTGGTATGAGCGCGATCATGAACGGTGTATCTGCTCACGGTGGTTTTATCCCCTACGGCGCAACCTTCCTGATGTTCCAACAATACGCGGCCAACGCGGTGCGTATGTCGGCACTGATGAAACTGCGCAACGTGTTCGTTTATACCCATGACTCCATCGGTCAAGGTGAAGACGGCCCGACGCACCAGCCAATCGAAGTGCTTGGCACCTTGCGTTTGACGCCTAACCTGGACACCTGGCGCCCTGCGGACAGCACCGAGTCAGTAGTGGCTTGGAAAGCTGCAGTAGAGCGTAAAGATGGCCCTGCTGCGTTGGTATTCAGCCGTCAAAACCTGGATTTCTTTGCGCGTACCGAAGCGCAAGTCGCCAATATCGCCAAAGGCGGTTATGTATTGGTTGATTCAGTAGGCGAGCCAGATGCAATTTTGATCGCTACCGGTTCAGAAGTGGGCGTAACCGTAAAAGCAGCAGAAGCACTGAAAGCCAAAGGCCGCAATATCCGTGTGGTATCTATGCCTTCAACTTCTGTGTTTGATCAACAAGACGTGGCTTACAAAGAATCGGTATTGCCGATCAGCGTTGGCGCCCGCGTTGCAGTTGAAACTGCACATGCCGATTACTGGTACAAGTACGTCGGTTTCGATGGACGCATCATCGGCATGACCACCTTCGGTGAATCAGCCCCCGGCAACAAACTGCTCGAACACTTCGGTTTCACTGTCGATAACATAGTGAACACTGTGGAAGAGTTGTTGGAAGACTAA